TTCAGGTAAAAGTTTTACTCGCTTTGATGGTATTTTCCAGCAGTTCTTTTTCTTCTTGGTAAGTATTGTCATCCCAATCAAAAGTTTCGGAAAATAATTTAAGAACCGGGATTAAGAGAAACTCAATGTCTATGGGGTCAAAGTAGAGTTTACCGGATCTTCGCTCTAAAAAGTCAAGAGGTTTTGCTACCATTTCATGCTCCAGACAGAATTGAAGTTCAGCAATTCCAAGTCGAATCAACGGATCTTTTTCATCGGACTTTTTGAAAAGCTCGAAGATTAGTTCAGTCTGTTTCCCATAGCGATGGACCAGAGACTTAACCGTCTTTTTTGATACATCATAATTCTTCCATAACGGAAGCATATCTTTAACGTAGGCCGTCACTTCTGTATAATCAGCAAATGAATTTTCCGTCAGTTTCAGGTTTTCGGTTTGTACTGACCTCAGATTGACGTTATAGTCATTTTGCGCCCTTTTACTGACCACATCAACCACGCGTTCTGCCATTTTTCGGTAACCGGTAAGTTTTCCGCCGGCAATTGAAATCAAACCGGAATCCGATTCAAAAATCTCATCTTTTCGTGATAACTCACCTGCTGATTTTCCTTCCTTCCAGATCAGCGGCCGCAATCCTGCCCAGCTCGATATGACATCCTCAAGTTTTAATTCAATTTCGGGGAACATGTTGTTTACCGCTTCTACCAGATAAACAGCGTCTTCTTTTTTTACTTGAACCGTTTCCGGTTCTTTTTCGAATTTTGTATCTGTAGTGCCCACATAAGTGACTCCGTGTCTTGGTATGGCAAAGATCATCCTGCCATCCGAAACGTCAAAATAGATCGATTGTTTAACAGGTAACTTCTTATGCGGGAATACCAGATGTACCCCTTTAGTCAGTTGAAGCCGTTTTGAGCGGTTTGCCTGAGGGTCCATTGACTCGCGCAGGTCATCCACCCAGGGGCCTGTCGCGTTCACCACATAACTGGCTTTAAGCGGATATTCTTCACCGAGCATCTTGTCATAAACCATTGCTCCCTTGACCTGGTTGTGATGATATATAAGTGACTTAACTTCTGTGTAATTCAGAGCCACAGCCTCCTCGCGGAAAGCTGTTTTTAAGACCTCAATCGTTAGCCTGGCATCATCGGTTCGATATTCCGCATAATAACCGGCTCCTTCAAGTATTTCCTGAGGCAACAAAGGTTCGAGCTCCAGGGTCGTTTCTTTGTTAAGCATCTTTCTCTTATCATCCCCCTCAACATTAGCCAGAAGATCATAGAT
This DNA window, taken from Lutimonas zeaxanthinifaciens, encodes the following:
- a CDS encoding glycerol-3-phosphate dehydrogenase/oxidase yields the protein MPVFSNKYRREFQEKLKNESYDLLVIGGGITGAGIALDAASRGLKVALVEQNDFSSGTSSKSTKLIHGGLRYLKQFDLFLVHEVGSERAILHELAPHLVVPDKMILPIIENGTYGSWLTSIGLKIYDLLANVEGDDKRKMLNKETTLELEPLLPQEILEGAGYYAEYRTDDARLTIEVLKTAFREEAVALNYTEVKSLIYHHNQVKGAMVYDKMLGEEYPLKASYVVNATGPWVDDLRESMDPQANRSKRLQLTKGVHLVFPHKKLPVKQSIYFDVSDGRMIFAIPRHGVTYVGTTDTKFEKEPETVQVKKEDAVYLVEAVNNMFPEIELKLEDVISSWAGLRPLIWKEGKSAGELSRKDEIFESDSGLISIAGGKLTGYRKMAERVVDVVSKRAQNDYNVNLRSVQTENLKLTENSFADYTEVTAYVKDMLPLWKNYDVSKKTVKSLVHRYGKQTELIFELFKKSDEKDPLIRLGIAELQFCLEHEMVAKPLDFLERRSGKLYFDPIDIEFLLIPVLKLFSETFDWDDNTYQEEKELLENTIKASKTFT